Proteins from a genomic interval of Symmachiella macrocystis:
- a CDS encoding VIT1/CCC1 transporter family protein — protein sequence MNEQQHEQLRKEHRPEAVAKRIAGEPLQNYLRDFVYGSIDGCVTTFAVVSGVIGAELPVSVVVILGFANLFADGFSMAVSNYLGTRAEEQLLRRARRTEENHIDIIPEGEVEEIREIFRQKGFEGELLERVVKVITSDRRLWVETMLQDEWGLSLVGPNARKAATVTFCAFVAVGFIPLLPFTFSLGKDISSAQLFTASSVLTGLAFFAVGALKSRFGVEHWFRSGAETLLLGGAAATVAYVVGVLLRGIG from the coding sequence ATGAATGAGCAACAACATGAACAACTCCGCAAGGAGCACCGGCCTGAGGCGGTTGCCAAGCGGATTGCCGGCGAGCCGTTGCAAAACTATCTCCGCGATTTCGTTTATGGTTCCATTGACGGATGTGTGACGACGTTCGCCGTGGTCTCCGGCGTGATTGGAGCGGAACTCCCGGTGAGCGTCGTCGTGATCCTGGGTTTTGCCAACCTATTTGCCGATGGCTTCAGTATGGCGGTCAGTAACTATTTGGGAACCCGCGCAGAGGAACAATTGCTGCGCCGCGCCCGGCGTACAGAGGAAAATCACATCGATATCATCCCTGAAGGCGAAGTCGAAGAAATCCGTGAAATCTTTCGTCAAAAAGGCTTCGAGGGGGAACTGTTGGAACGTGTGGTCAAAGTCATTACCTCAGACCGCCGCCTCTGGGTCGAAACCATGTTGCAGGATGAATGGGGATTGTCACTGGTCGGCCCCAACGCACGGAAAGCCGCCACTGTCACGTTCTGCGCATTTGTCGCTGTCGGCTTTATTCCCCTACTGCCGTTTACGTTTTCTCTGGGAAAAGATATCAGTTCCGCCCAACTCTTCACCGCCAGCTCAGTCCTCACCGGTCTCGCCTTCTTTGCCGTCGGTGCGCTAAAGTCGCGGTTTGGTGTCGAGCACTGGTTCCGCAGCGGTGCGGAGACGTTATTGCTCGGTGGCGCCGCAGCAACGGTCGCGTATGTCGTGGGTGTACTTTTGCGAGGCATCGGCTAG